One part of the Thermostichus vulcanus str. 'Rupite' genome encodes these proteins:
- the cysQ gene encoding 3'(2'),5'-bisphosphate nucleotidase CysQ yields the protein MFNNLEESELADWLPRIACLSEAAGRAILQIFQQEQVQVSAKADQSPLTEADLASHHLILRGLQDLTPEIPVLSEESSGIPYAERQHWRRFWLVDPLDGTKEFIKRNGQFTVNIALVEEGIPVLGVVHAPVLALTYTAAQKLGAYKGETRIRTRTYSEGSLKVVASRSHANPETEQFLSRLQTRYGPLEVSSLGSSLKFCLVAEGSAHLYPRLGPTMEWDTAAAQCVVEQAGGSVTTLGRDPLRYNKPDLHNPPFVVAAQDAAWLWQDLIE from the coding sequence ATGTTCAATAACCTTGAAGAGAGCGAGTTGGCGGATTGGTTACCTCGCATTGCCTGCTTGTCGGAAGCCGCAGGCCGGGCCATCCTGCAGATCTTCCAGCAGGAACAGGTCCAGGTGAGTGCCAAAGCCGATCAATCCCCCCTCACGGAAGCGGATTTAGCCTCTCACCATCTGATTTTGCGGGGCTTGCAAGACCTGACCCCAGAAATCCCTGTGCTGTCGGAAGAATCCAGTGGGATCCCCTACGCCGAGCGGCAACATTGGCGGCGGTTCTGGCTGGTGGATCCCCTAGATGGCACCAAGGAGTTCATTAAGCGCAATGGTCAGTTCACGGTTAATATCGCCCTTGTGGAGGAAGGGATCCCGGTTTTGGGGGTGGTGCATGCGCCGGTTTTGGCACTCACCTACACGGCTGCTCAAAAGCTAGGTGCCTACAAAGGCGAGACCCGAATTCGCACCCGCACTTACTCGGAAGGATCCCTTAAGGTGGTGGCCAGCCGTTCCCATGCCAATCCTGAAACCGAACAATTCTTAAGCCGGCTGCAAACCCGTTACGGCCCACTAGAAGTCAGCTCCCTCGGTAGCTCCCTCAAATTTTGCCTGGTGGCGGAGGGATCCGCCCACCTCTATCCCCGCCTTGGCCCCACCATGGAATGGGATACGGCTGCGGCTCAATGTGTGGTGGAACAGGCCGGTGGAAGTGTGACCACCCTAGGCAGGGATCCCTTGCGGTATAACAAACCTGATTTACACAATCCACCCTTTGTGGTGGCGGCTCAGGATGCAGCTTGGTTGTGGCAAGACCTGATCGAGTGA
- a CDS encoding alpha/beta hydrolase — protein MNWPRGLLALGLGLGTVFSGLSQVWGAERLAVFLPPLIEVSLPVEDLAQFAETGTVSRRLDFYLRRLNPEQQAALADLLTRDFNLNPVTVSQFTYSSIGEDLLRRLTLVLHSAGEGEAEFYALRAALIRAAGDPGGFTLVNILRHYPLEKLRIDLDMSIRVVREASQLFRQRDLVIAGLRQEATQEAQSSSLAFSNSVSQNLAQPRLDPEAVGAFEWQMESFQFDHPWRDTPVPVDVYLPERMGRIPLVVVSHGIASDRNTFAYLARHWASRGIGVAVLEHPGTSVERVRNFLSGFGSLPGPYEWVARPEDISSLLDELELKAQQDPSRWGRLDLQSVGLFGQSLGGYTVLATAGASLNPTRLQEDCQTSNSLGLTLNASLLLQCRANEVFQDPALAAQAEQLVDERIQAVFALNPLTSTVFGPEGLGQVGIPVMIMAGSEDYFAPSLPEQIEPFTWLGSQQRYLVMVEGSTHFTFLGGGGQGAFPVPQELIGPDPQAARPLLKGLTTAFFRTYLQAEADSEDYAAYLNSSYAEALTPDPLRTTLIRELTEEQIQLALNP, from the coding sequence ATGAATTGGCCACGGGGGCTATTGGCCTTGGGCCTAGGATTGGGAACCGTTTTCTCCGGGCTGAGTCAGGTGTGGGGCGCAGAGCGCTTGGCGGTGTTTTTGCCCCCCCTGATCGAGGTCTCCTTGCCCGTGGAAGATTTGGCCCAATTTGCGGAAACTGGCACTGTCAGTCGGCGATTGGATTTTTATCTGCGGCGGCTAAATCCTGAACAACAGGCTGCTTTGGCGGACTTGCTGACACGGGACTTTAACCTCAACCCAGTCACGGTGAGCCAGTTTACCTACTCCTCAATTGGGGAAGATTTGCTGCGGCGATTAACGCTGGTGTTGCACTCTGCGGGGGAGGGAGAGGCGGAATTCTATGCCTTGCGGGCGGCCTTGATCCGGGCGGCTGGGGATCCGGGCGGGTTCACCTTGGTCAACATTTTGCGCCACTATCCGCTGGAGAAGCTGCGGATCGATTTGGACATGAGCATTCGCGTGGTGCGGGAGGCCAGCCAACTGTTTCGACAACGGGATCTGGTGATCGCAGGGCTGCGACAGGAAGCCACCCAAGAAGCTCAGTCATCCTCTTTGGCTTTTTCCAACTCGGTATCCCAAAACTTGGCTCAGCCCAGACTTGACCCCGAGGCAGTGGGAGCCTTTGAGTGGCAGATGGAGAGCTTCCAGTTTGATCATCCCTGGCGCGATACGCCTGTGCCGGTGGATGTTTATTTACCGGAGAGAATGGGGCGGATCCCGTTGGTGGTGGTCTCCCACGGCATTGCTTCTGATCGCAATACCTTTGCCTATTTGGCCCGTCATTGGGCCTCCCGGGGTATCGGGGTGGCGGTATTGGAGCATCCCGGCACCAGTGTGGAGCGCGTGCGCAACTTTTTGTCGGGGTTTGGCTCTTTGCCCGGCCCCTATGAGTGGGTGGCACGGCCTGAAGATATTTCTTCTCTATTGGATGAGCTGGAGCTAAAGGCCCAACAGGATCCCAGCCGCTGGGGCAGGCTGGATTTGCAGTCGGTAGGGCTGTTTGGCCAATCTTTGGGGGGGTATACGGTGTTGGCGACAGCGGGAGCCAGTCTGAATCCGACCCGCTTGCAAGAGGACTGCCAAACTTCAAATTCTTTGGGCCTGACCTTGAATGCCTCTTTGCTGCTGCAATGTCGGGCGAACGAGGTGTTTCAGGATCCCGCCCTGGCGGCACAGGCGGAGCAATTGGTGGATGAACGCATCCAAGCGGTGTTTGCGCTTAACCCCCTCACCAGCACGGTGTTTGGCCCGGAAGGGTTGGGCCAAGTGGGGATCCCGGTAATGATCATGGCCGGTAGCGAAGATTACTTCGCCCCTTCTTTACCAGAGCAGATCGAGCCCTTTACTTGGTTGGGATCCCAGCAGCGGTATCTGGTGATGGTGGAGGGATCCACTCATTTCACCTTCTTGGGTGGGGGAGGGCAGGGGGCGTTTCCGGTGCCTCAGGAATTGATCGGGCCGGATCCCCAAGCTGCTCGACCTTTGCTCAAGGGCTTGACGACCGCTTTCTTTAGAACTTACTTGCAGGCAGAAGCAGACTCAGAAGACTATGCGGCTTATCTGAACTCGTCCTACGCCGAGGCTCTCACCCCCGACCCATTGCGCACCACCCTGATTCGAGAGCTAACGGAAGAACAGATCCAACTGGCCCTGAACCCGTGA
- a CDS encoding PspA/IM30 family protein, with protein MGLFDRVSRIIRSNINALVSSAEDPEKILNQTIQDMSEDHFQMRQAVAQAIASQKRMERQYEQAVQSVNEWQSRAELALRNNNEALAREALVRKKTFSETAQSMKRQLDEQTKQVEILKTNMTKLESKISEAKTKKDMLIARARSAKASQQINEVIGRVNTTNAFSAFERMEEKVNTLEAQSAAVAELAVDNLENQFAALEAGGSDVDHELLMLKASMQGQLPSGDLKTPAQKPAGDEVDLELENLRKEIDQL; from the coding sequence ATGGGATTGTTCGATCGGGTAAGCCGAATCATCAGATCCAACATCAATGCGTTGGTCAGTAGCGCCGAAGATCCAGAGAAAATCCTGAACCAAACCATCCAGGATATGTCTGAGGATCACTTCCAGATGCGGCAAGCGGTTGCCCAGGCCATTGCCAGCCAAAAGCGGATGGAACGGCAGTACGAACAAGCGGTGCAAAGCGTCAACGAGTGGCAAAGCCGTGCGGAGCTGGCCCTACGTAACAACAACGAAGCCCTAGCCCGCGAAGCCTTGGTGCGTAAAAAAACCTTCTCCGAAACCGCCCAGAGCATGAAGCGGCAGTTGGATGAGCAGACCAAGCAGGTGGAGATTCTGAAAACCAACATGACCAAGCTGGAGAGCAAAATCTCCGAAGCCAAGACCAAAAAGGATATGCTCATTGCCCGCGCTCGCTCCGCCAAAGCTTCCCAGCAAATCAACGAGGTCATCGGGCGGGTGAACACTACCAATGCCTTCTCAGCTTTTGAACGGATGGAAGAGAAGGTAAACACTCTAGAGGCCCAATCTGCGGCGGTGGCAGAGCTAGCGGTGGATAATCTCGAAAACCAATTTGCGGCTTTGGAGGCAGGCGGATCCGATGTGGATCACGAACTGCTGATGCTCAAAGCCTCGATGCAGGGCCAATTGCCCTCTGGAGATCTGAAAACCCCAGCCCAAAAACCCGCTGGTGATGAAGTCGATCTGGAATTGGAAAACCTGCGCAAAGAGATCGACCAGCTCTGA
- the hisB gene encoding imidazoleglycerol-phosphate dehydratase HisB: MTAIDSSRLLQPRTASVHRRTGETDVQIQLNLDGQGYHDIDTGIPFLDHMLAQLSTHGLIDLHIKAMGDLHIDDHHTNEDVGITLGQALAQALQDRRGIHRFGHFWAPLDEALVQVVMDFSGRPHLSYGLELPTERIGRYETQLVREFYQAVVNHAQLTLHIRQAAGINAHHIVEASFKAFARALRTAVERDPRRQEGIPSSKGVL, from the coding sequence ATGACTGCCATCGATTCCTCCCGCCTGCTTCAGCCGAGAACCGCCTCCGTTCACCGTCGCACCGGCGAAACCGACGTTCAGATCCAGCTCAATTTGGATGGCCAGGGTTACCACGACATCGATACCGGGATCCCTTTTTTGGATCACATGCTGGCGCAACTGAGCACCCATGGGTTGATCGATCTGCACATCAAAGCGATGGGGGATCTGCACATCGACGACCACCACACCAATGAAGATGTCGGCATTACCCTGGGGCAAGCCCTAGCACAAGCCTTGCAGGATCGGCGGGGCATTCATCGCTTCGGTCATTTTTGGGCACCTTTGGATGAAGCGCTGGTGCAGGTGGTGATGGATTTCTCGGGCCGACCCCATCTCAGCTACGGGCTGGAGTTGCCCACCGAGCGCATTGGCCGCTACGAAACCCAGTTGGTGCGAGAGTTTTATCAGGCAGTCGTAAACCATGCTCAGCTCACCCTTCACATTCGTCAGGCTGCCGGAATCAATGCCCACCACATTGTTGAAGCCAGTTTTAAGGCGTTTGCCCGCGCCCTGCGCACGGCGGTAGAACGGGATCCGCGCCGCCAAGAAGGGATCCCGAGTTCGAAGGGGGTACTGTAG
- a CDS encoding pentapeptide repeat-containing protein translates to MTTASIKPLLNAKQLLQAYASGQRDFSGSNLSGAQLSGVNLKGIILRDANLSGADLRESDLSGADLTGADLRGAKLRRVNLIGAKLVKADLRGANLYRAKLLRSDLTEAELNRADLRIGADLRGATITNTHFRGALYDEYTKFPDGFNPAEMGM, encoded by the coding sequence ATGACGACAGCGAGTATCAAGCCCCTCCTAAACGCCAAGCAACTGTTGCAGGCTTATGCCTCTGGCCAGCGGGATTTCTCGGGATCCAATCTCAGTGGGGCGCAGTTGAGCGGAGTGAACTTGAAGGGCATCATCCTCCGGGATGCGAACTTAAGCGGGGCAGACTTGCGGGAGTCGGATCTGTCAGGGGCGGATCTCACGGGGGCCGATCTGCGTGGGGCAAAGTTGCGGCGGGTAAACCTGATCGGGGCCAAGCTGGTCAAAGCAGACCTTCGCGGAGCCAATCTCTATCGGGCCAAGTTGCTCAGATCTGATTTGACAGAGGCCGAGCTGAACCGGGCAGATTTGCGAATTGGGGCGGACTTACGCGGGGCCACCATCACCAATACCCACTTCCGGGGTGCCCTTTACGACGAATACACCAAATTTCCGGATGGGTTTAACCCAGCTGAGATGGGAATGTAG